A genomic region of Papaver somniferum cultivar HN1 chromosome 7, ASM357369v1, whole genome shotgun sequence contains the following coding sequences:
- the LOC113296524 gene encoding uncharacterized protein LOC113296524, which produces MSTDRTKKRYREGVAAFLRYAVNHLKEEGETYDEFLMLCPCTDCLNLCACSVDDVEDHLFVNGIDQTYTIWNKHGEKYEAITSSRPFNINNGMHAEFEMGTPTDAPDEDFVMGTPTDAPDTIDMMQAAEEFADDPIKFKKLLENAEKPLYEGCPNFTKLYAIVQLFKLKSKHGASDMFFNELLPLLKDMLPKEGNLTARSTYQSKKIFKAMGSGWKVDRDGKVYENVPAKVLWYFDIIPRFQRLFQLKHTTEDLIWHDTTRNKDGVLRHPADSHAWREIDNNFPEIKGDPRNLRLAVSADGVDVNTGTKHHSGKRTWDAYSQEMFTLRVVVLWTINDYPALGTLCGCLYAGYHGCVVCRKKTHNIRLHDSNKNVCVGYRRFLPYEHPFRRHKGAFGGKQE; this is translated from the exons ATGAGTACCGATAGAACGAAGAAACGTTATAGAGAAGGAGTTGCGGCGTTTCTGCGGTATGCTGTCAACCATCTCAAGGAGGAGGGTGAGACATATGATGAATTTCTTATGTTGTGTCCGTGTACAGATTGTTTAAATCTCTGTGCATGCTCCGTTGACGACGTAGAAGATCATTTATTCGTAAATGGAATCGATCAAACGTATACTATTTGGAATAAGCATGGGGAAAAGTATGAGGCAATAACTAGTAGTAGGCCATTTAACATCAACAATGGTATGCACGCTGAATTTGAAATGGGAACTCCCACTGATGCTCCAGACGAAGATTTTGTAATGGGAACTCCCACTGATGCTCCAGACACTATAGATATGATGCAGGCTGCAGAAGAGTTCGCAGATGACCCTATAAAGTTTAAAAAGTTACTTGAAAATGCTGAAAAGCCCTTATACGAAGGATGTCCCAACTTCACAAAGTTGTATGCAATTGTGCAGTTGTTTAAGTTGAAGAGTAAGCACGGTGCATCAGACAtgttttttaatgaattgttacCCTTGTTAAAGGACATGCTTCCCAAAGAAGGTAATTTAACGGCGAGGAGTACATATCAGTCAAAGAAAATATTTAAAGCAATGGGTTCAGG ATGGAAAGTTGACAGGGATGGTAAAGTTTACGAGAATGTTCCAGCAAAGGTATTGTGGTACTTCGACATCATCCCAAGATTTCAGCGGCTGTTTCAATTGAAGCACACAACAGAAGATTTGATATGGCACGATACCACTAGAAACAAAGACGGTGTTTTACGTCATCCGGCAGACTCACATGCTTGGAGAGAGATAGATAACAATTTCCCAGAAATTAAAGGTGATCCAAGAAATCTGCGGTTAGCCGTTTCGGCTGATGGAGTTGATGTAAACACAGGCACCAAACATCACAGT GGAAAGAGAACATGGGATGCATATTCCCAAGAAATGTTTACTCTACGTGTAGTTGTTTTGTGGACGATAAACGATTATCCTGCTCTTGGTACACTATGTGGTTGTCTCTACGCTGGATATCATGGTTGTGTGGTGTGTCGGAAAAAAACGCACAATATTAGGCTtcatgactcaaacaagaatgttTGTGTTGGTTATAGAAGATTTTTACCCTATGAGCATCCGTTCAGAAGGCATAAGGGGGCATTTGGCGGAAAACAAGAGTGA